The Lepus europaeus isolate LE1 chromosome 5, mLepTim1.pri, whole genome shotgun sequence genome includes the window GGCTTGGCTGAAGTCAAgaaccctgaactccatccaggtctcctaaatgtATGGCAGGGCCCtgaacacttgggtcattttttgccgctttctgaggcacataatcagggagctggatcagaagtggagcagccaagattgaaTGGGTACTAATGTGGGTTGAAAGTGTCTCAGGCTAAGATTAACATGCTATACCCAATGTTGGCCAACACGGCAAACTTCAGAtacactaaatttatttttaaaattccaataaTAAGCTAATCCAAACTTATTGAaaaatttttcctttgtaaaggttaaaaattaatttttttactttaaaattttaacttagcttaaaacacaaacacaggcattGCACTGTGGTTCAGTGAGTTCAATCATCACTTGTAACCTCAGCATTCAACATATTAGAAATTAAACCTGTACTGGAGCATTGGTTTGaggcctggttgctctgcttctgatctagctctctgttaaattacctggaaaagcagtacaggatggcttAAGTACCAAGCCTTGCCACCAACacaggagaaccagatggagttctggctttggtctggccctaccCTGGCCTTTGTGGTTCTTTGGTGtgtgaaccaggagctggaaaatttctctctctctctctctttctgttactttcTCTTTCGAGAATATTAGTACCTGATGAAGGTTTAATATCCAAAAAATACAACAAACTCAACAGCAAGAAAAAAGGAACCAcaactgtggcagagtgggtaaagctgctgcttgtgagacTAGTATCCATCTGGGCACTGACTCATGGCCCAGCTGTTccctttcctgtccagctccctgttgatgacctatagagagcagtgggagatgacccacgtgtatgggcccctgccactgatgtgggagacccagatgaagctcctggctcctggctttagccttgctcagccctggcccttgggactacctgggcagtgagccagtagatagaatatctctgtgtgtgtgtgtctctctctttaactctgactttcaaaacaaattaataaataaatctttttttaaaaaaggcaagaaaacagaCAATCTGTTAAAAATTGGAGAAGagaacttaaatagacatttctcaaaaatagACACAAATGTCCTGTAGGTATGTGTAAAAATGCTAACATCTTAAATCACTAGGGCAGTGCTAATTACAGATGTAATGAGATATTATTTCACATTTGTTGGAATAACCACTATCAGAAGCACCTAggataacaaatgttggcaagggtGTGGAAAAAAGCTAAACCTTGTGCATTGTTGGTAGGAGTATAAACTAGTACCACTATTATGTAAAAGAATGtggagttgttaaaaaaaaatctagaaccaTATGATTCTTCAATCCTATTACTggctatatatccaaaggaaatgagagCAGTGTGGCAAACATTTATCTATACTTCCAGATGACTGCAGAATTATTCACAGTAACAGAATATGGAATAAGCTCAAGTGTCAATCAACagttaaatggataaagaaaatatagcatttatatataatgaaatattattcagggaTAAGaagaaaattctatcatttgcatcaagCAGCGTTGATGAGCCTAGAAAACATTTTGCTAGGCCTAAAAATAGGAATTCTGCATTATCTCACTCATATTTGGAATCTAAAAATTTTTGTCTCATAGAAGTGGAGAGTAAAATGCTGGTTACCAGGGACTAGGGTGGTTGGGGAAGAGGTTTCAGTTAGAAGGAACAAGTTTATGAGAATTGTTGTAGAACACAGTGATTATAGTtagttatatattttattctagaaaaacaatagaaactGTATATAAATTTTTCTCCCCAAAAAACTGCAGTAGCTTATGTATCAGCTACCTAGATTTAGTGATTCCCAAATGTATGTATTCAAAACATCACTGGAAACAGTAAGCACATACGATTTTATGTGCCTACTGAAAGAAACATTTAAATCATTTGGAGGTTTAATTTCTAATATGTTCAGTATCAATAGATGCAGTACATATAAATAGCATATCTTTTTTATTCTCAGTAATTTTCAAGAATCTAAATGATTCCTTCCAGAGACCAAAATGGTTTTTTTGACAATGGTGTTAAAACAAACAGTGTCTCTTCTCCCTATTGTCATATACTGAATGCTGgttaaaaaatgaactttaatATTTGATCTATGTCTACttatctatctctttctgtattttttacagTATAGGATATATTCTATTAAAGATGGAGAACATAGGCAATATTTGCCATTTATGTTGTGTGACACAATGGGACTGCATGATTCAGAAGGAGGAGGACTATGTGTGGACGACATACCCCACATCTTAAAAGGCTGCGTACCAGACAGATATCAAGTAAGAGTTCTTCAGCTCCAACACATTTTACATCATTttaatcattaatttttattgaatttttaccCCACAAGGAAATTTCCGCTGTCATAATGTTTTTCCAATATTAATTAACTACTTTGAGTGATTTAAGTATTCATGTGAGAAAAGTAGAGTGACTGTTGTCCGTTTCTATtgagaaacaaaatcaaaaggaTGGATTATTTCCATTCAGGAAAAAGCCATGGAGATATTGTTGATCTTTGCAGTGATGCAAACTAACAAGAAAGCAGTAGGTTAACCTCTTGCCATTTTCAAAACATAGACAAAATATTGGAACCGTTATCCACTTTCTGTTGAAATGTGATACCATGAGTGCTAGAATTCATTGCTAAGTACCTAGATCCAAAGGTGAGCTCTGCCATTAATTAACTGTGTACCCATAAACatgttatttgcttattttttctctcttattttaaaGTATGAAATATGGGTATTAATAGTAAACATCTCATAGGATGGCTGAGGTTTAATGAGATGAAACACTCTAAGTATTAAGAGTTAACCATTATTGTCAGCAttcttttagatatttatttatatatgtatagatatatattaGATAGTATACTATAATAGATAGTATAGATAGTATATATTAGATAGTATATTAGAtagtatatagatatatattagatagtaataataaatatattatttgtagAAGTATCCCTAATTTACAAACAGTGACTTCCTTTGTTTCCCAACTGTGTCTTTTTTGGAAATCTTCCGTATATATACACTTATTCATCTAAAAATCATGTATTGAAAACTTATTTTGTGCCAGTTATTAAGATTGTTAAATAACAACACAATCCTCCTGCTCAAGGGACCCTCAATCAAGTCATGGATAAAAGGAGGAGGAACAGAAATAGGAGAAGTGGTAGAAACTATGAGAATACTACAACTTTTGCTTCATAGCAAAGGGTCAGCATGCTTAATGTGGCATTACAGTATGTAGTTAAAATCATACCTTTCCAAATTCACTATATTTTACAATCTATTTTATCAATATTCAAAAGATTATTGTCCTGTGGTAAAGAGATACTAACTTAAAGAGTTGGtatttcttttgttcattttcctttgcaaaattaaaagaaataacagTATGTTTGTTTAAATGCCATTTTCAATATATTTCTCTCAcacgctctctctccttctcccctcttctcttttccttctatCCACCATTTCTTCTAGTCATACAAAATGCTTAAAGAGGTGTCTTAAGCATGCAAAAGTGCTATTTATTTCTGAAGACTGGGAGTTATTacattagcttttttaaaaaagcatcctTTGCATTTGTAATAATTAcagtggaaaattatttttaacaaagcaaTGAAATTGTTTTCCTGTAGGAGGCATTATGATCATATGATCATTACATAATGATGGCATTATTATCACAGTGGAAAGTTCTCATGGAAAATTActactaggccggcgctgtggcttaacaggctaatcctccgccttgcggcgccggcacactgggttctagtcccggttggggcgctggattctatcccggttacccctcttccgggccagctctctgctatggccccggaaggcagtggaagatggcccaagtgcttgggccctgcacccgcatgggagaccaggagaagcacctggctcctggcttcggatcagcgagatgcgccggtcgcagcggccattggagggtgaaccaacggcaaaaaggaagacctttctctctgtctctctttctcactgtccactctgcctgtctaaataaaaaaaaaaaaaagttactactAGACAATCTGGGAAAAGACTCACTGGGGGCAGAATGGAAAGTTTTAGGTTAGAGGTTAGTTGTGGTAATGTTTGAAGCATGAATTGTGTATTAAAAACTTAAGCAGAGACTCTGTGAATTATGAATGTCGTCTCATATTTCTATAACAGTTTGATCCCTGCAAACCAATTACATCCAAGCATCCTACCTATATCAAATCTCCATCACTGAAGGACAGGATTCACTGTGTGGCTTATGTCTTAGACATCAACTCTATTGACAACCTCTCCTCTACAATGGTGGCAAAGCTGAAACAAATTCACAAAGAAGTATTAAATTGTGGTAAGTCTTGTTGTACTTGTCAATTGGGGGGGATAATTATATATTCACAGGAAGTTTCATAGAGAGTTAAGAGGGGTGACATTGTTGCATAGTGAATAACTtatctgcctgtgatgctgggcatcccatatgcgtgccagtttgtgtcccggctgctttgCTTCAAATCAAGCTCCTGCATAATGAACACTGAATGCTAAGTGTATAAGCGAATACAAACATTTAATAGCTTTAAAATTATGGTAGATTTTGAATAACACTTAGAGAAGTGCTAAGATTTGAAATGAGTTTTCAACAGCATGTAGGTGGCTACACATCATGTTGAATGACAACAGGTAATGTTGGTAACTGTTTACTTAGGACCTCTAAGAGGACATTGCACTAAGCTTGAAAGAGAATAAATGCATTGGAACAGagattgaaaaagaaattatgtgttTCAGTTGAGAACTGCACTCTACTGGAggtgttccaattttagtatatgtgctgccgaagcgagcacataCCAGAGGTGTTAATTGGACAACTTTGCTAGTTATTTGTCTGGGACTTAAATGAAGAGATCACACTAAAGGCAATCATTTAGTAAAGTCAATCAATTTTTGTAAGAGGACAGAAGGACCTTTTTAAGCTATGGCTTACCTCTTTCCCATTTCCCTGGGATGACCAACACCTATCCCTTCACCAAAGAAACTGGCAGCAATGCCTAGGAAGAGTAATGCATAATAGCACCAAATCTCTGCTAGGGTGAGAAGTATGAGAGCAGGGGTAGAATGGCCAACTACCCTTGGATCGTCACTCCTGTGCCCCTTCTTCCAATGGTCCAGATATAATGGGATCACAATGTAGGAAGACTTCCTCCTCTCCCAGTGGTGTTTCATCACACTTATTTAAGGGCAAAACCCAAATCAGATGATCTGCGTGGTGCAGTGGCAGCACAGGGAGCATTAATTGTAGTTTTGGAAGCCTCGGGATCTCTATCAGATTATCAGAATTATGttcaaatttgcttttatttaaaagagacttCTCATGTTGGAAGAAAAAGATCATTTTTTCATTACAAAAACTTCAGGCTACATATTGAGAATTATTGAGAATAATTCATGCTGTCAAATGTGGGATCACTTCACAGAGAATTGTTTTCATGTTATATAGTTTCTTGGCTGTCCCCTTATTATTtatgatataatttatttatttttatataggtATAGCACATGTAGTCTTGCTTACAAAAGTGAATAATTATGATGAAGTTCTTGAggtcaattttttaaatgtgaataaaTCTACAACTTCTCAAAAACAGGTAGGGGATGCTGTTTGTAATCAGATTCTATTGTAAACTATCAAAATCATAgtctacatatgtatatgtgtgctaTTACAAAATAGTCACagatgaataaaaattatataaattgttCTGTTAATTCAAATGTATGTCCCaacttaaaatgataaatatttgaattatatGTATGTACTGAAGATAATTTTTGAAGccctttttttcttgagttttattTACAATGCAGTCAATTTTCAAATATGACTTACATGTCTTAAATGCATTTTTGCACAGGTAATGAATGTCAACAAAATCCTAGGCATTCCTATTTTTAATATCTTGATCATTGGAAATCATACTTCCAAGTGGGAGTCAGACCCGGAGGAAGACATTCTGGTTCTCTCCGCACTGAGGCAGATGCTGCGGGTGACAGATGACTTCTTGGAGGATTTGCCAGAAGAGGACACCAGTAATTCGACTCCTTTCTGTTCTGCTCATCAGTAACCAATGTCTTTCGAAGCAGCCTAAGCTACGTCTTGgttgggtggctggaacccatcTTTCTGTATCATCCTGACAGCTATGTTAGGATATGTGCTTCATTTCTATTGTTGTTTGTTGTCTGATAAATTTGCAAAACTTAACTAGTTCTCTAAGTGCTATTGTTTGCCTTGATTCTGACACTTGGCCCAAAGCTGGACTGGCATGTGTtgttgctatggcttgggaaagcaatggagaatggcccaggtcctcggtcccctgcacctgcatgggagaccgagaggaggcacctggatcctggcttcagatgggcgcagctacggccgttgcagccatctgtggagtgaaccagcggagggaggaccttctctctatttctacctctcactgtctgtaactctacctctcaaataaataaacaaaatcttttttaaaaacaagaatccATCTGTTTAGAATCCTCATTCAGAATCTACTATTGTTCATCTTCTGCCTCCTTGACAGCCTCTAACTGATGGGGCCTTCTATGGCTAATCATTCCTTAAGCTCCAAAGGCAACCCTTCGAATATGCTCTGCCACAGCCCGCCCTATATACACTGCACTCCTTACCATTTAGTTTCTGTGACATGTTTCTAAACTTCCTCATGCAAATTAACTATCACTTTACTTTCTCTTCTATATAGCAATGTATGTAAGGACTAACCAGATTAAATAATGATTATGTAATGATGATATAGCATCTACTTTCCTAAATAGATTATAAATTCTTTGAGACAAAGGATTTAGATTCTACTCATCTTTGTAATAACAGAAATTAGCGCACTGCCTGCTAAAGAGTACACACATATGCCATTATTCTTCTCTCCCGCTCTCTTTGGAATGGCAACAGTGACtatgtttttctccatgtgaaagggAGTGGATGAAATACTGAGCTGAGGAAACAGAAGTAAATAAGAGAGAGTGTTTTACTTACCTTTGGAagtaaatataaatgattttaagTGAGAAGGATATTTCTTAACAACTTGACATTGTAtttccataaaaaaaaataaagtttctctAATAATCCCATGCCTGCTTTTCATTCATGGAATTCCAAACCATCCTAGCCATGTCTCCAGGTTGGAATGAACAAAGAAAGTTACTAGTGCAAGTCGATGAAAAggt containing:
- the IFI44L gene encoding interferon-induced protein 44-like isoform X2; the protein is MRITEATQYRNKLLSDLRAYKPYADLVSEIRILLLGPIGSGKSSFFNSVKSVFRGHPTQQAIVGSDGTTSITEQYRIYSIKDGEHRQYLPFMLCDTMGLHDSEGGGLCVDDIPHILKGCVPDRYQFDPCKPITSKHPTYIKSPSLKDRIHCVAYVLDINSIDNLSSTMVAKLKQIHKEVLNCGIAHVVLLTKVNNYDEVLEVNFLNVNKSTTSQKQVMNVNKILGIPIFNILIIGNHTSKWESDPEEDILVLSALRQMLRVTDDFLEDLPEEDTSNSTPFCSAHQ